One stretch of Microplitis mediator isolate UGA2020A chromosome 9, iyMicMedi2.1, whole genome shotgun sequence DNA includes these proteins:
- the LOC130674492 gene encoding high affinity copper uptake protein 1-like: MMGMFFHFGVTESAIVFSGWKTSNWQGVLGSCIGIIILGIIYEGLKSYRESMFIKLSYLYQNNRLKKSRGNIILSPIHFYQTILHILQFTLGYLLMFIFMTYNVYFALAVMTGIGIGFWIFSWDRYNTNSQCCF; this comes from the exons atgatGGGC ATGTTTTTCCATTTTGGCGTGACGGAAAGCGCAATTGTATTTTCCGGTTGGAAAACGAGTAACTGGCAAGGAGTTTTGGGTTCTTGTATTGGTATCATTATTTTAGGAATTATTtatgaaggattaaaaagttatag aGAATCCATgttcataaaattatcatatttgTATCAAAATAATCGTTTGAAGAAATCCAGAGG caatattattttatctccaATTCATTTCTACCAGACAATTTTACATATTCTACAATTTACCTTGGGCTATTTATTGATGTTTATATTCATGACCTACAATGTTTATTTCGCACTTGCAGTAATGACCGGTATCGGAATcggtttttggattttttcatGGGATCGATATAATACTAACTCACAATgctgtttttaa